A genomic window from Candidatus Thiocaldithrix dubininis includes:
- the gcvT gene encoding glycine cleavage system aminomethyltransferase GcvT has product MQRTAFYASHLAAGGKMVDFAGWEMPINYGSQLQEHHLVRQDAGMFDVSHMTVLDLNGKDAKAYLQRLLANNVDKLKERGKALYSAMLNPQGGVIDDLIVYYFADDHYRIVVNAATRDKDLAWMQSQLQGFEATLTERADLSMLAIQGPTARERVLSVLPAEQKAIAEKLGVFYGDYVGGDWFIARTGYTGEDGFEIMLPHADAAQFWDDLLAAGVKPAGLGARDTLRMEAGMNLYGTDMDETTSPLTSGLGWTIAWQPTDRDFIGRSVIEAEKAAGVKQKLVGLVLEGKGVLRSHMKVKCAAGEGETTSGTFSPTLGVAIALARVPVECGEACEVEIRGKLYPAKVVKPVFVRHGQSVLS; this is encoded by the coding sequence ATGCAACGTACGGCCTTTTATGCCAGTCATTTAGCGGCTGGTGGCAAAATGGTTGATTTTGCCGGTTGGGAAATGCCGATTAATTACGGCTCACAATTACAAGAACATCATTTAGTGCGTCAGGATGCAGGCATGTTTGACGTGTCGCATATGACAGTACTGGATTTAAACGGTAAAGATGCCAAAGCGTATTTACAGCGTTTGTTAGCGAATAATGTTGATAAATTAAAAGAACGCGGTAAAGCCTTATATAGCGCCATGTTAAACCCACAAGGTGGCGTGATCGACGATCTAATTGTCTATTATTTTGCAGATGATCATTACCGTATTGTGGTGAATGCCGCGACCCGTGATAAAGATTTAGCGTGGATGCAAAGCCAATTACAAGGCTTTGAGGCGACGTTAACCGAACGTGCAGATTTATCTATGTTGGCTATACAAGGCCCAACTGCGCGTGAGCGTGTGTTAAGCGTATTGCCTGCTGAGCAAAAAGCCATTGCCGAAAAATTGGGCGTATTTTATGGCGATTATGTTGGGGGTGATTGGTTTATTGCTCGTACGGGTTATACCGGCGAAGATGGCTTTGAAATTATGTTGCCGCATGCGGACGCTGCCCAGTTTTGGGATGACTTATTAGCCGCTGGCGTTAAACCTGCGGGTTTAGGCGCGCGCGATACCTTACGGATGGAAGCAGGCATGAATTTATACGGCACGGATATGGATGAAACCACCTCGCCGTTGACTTCGGGTTTAGGTTGGACGATTGCATGGCAACCCACAGACCGTGATTTTATTGGGCGCTCCGTGATTGAGGCAGAAAAAGCCGCAGGTGTAAAACAGAAATTAGTGGGCTTAGTGTTAGAAGGTAAAGGCGTTTTACGCAGTCATATGAAAGTTAAATGCGCTGCGGGCGAAGGTGAAACCACAAGTGGCACTTTTTCGCCTACACTTGGCGTAGCCATTGCGCTTGCACGTGTACCTGTTGAATGTGGCGAGGCATGCGAGGTCGAAATTCGTGGCAAGCTATACCCGGCTAAGGTGGTCAAGCCGGTATTTGTACGTCATGGGCAATCTGTCTTAAGTTGA
- the recO gene encoding DNA repair protein RecO translates to MITLSPLVILRRKPFREQSLLLDIWTRDAGKFTCVAKVSKQARSKAILEPLRLLEGAWAGKGEVLSLHKVEEQQRFALPPANLSRALYLNEVLLRSLWAHQAQPKLFDAYLNTLQRLTQLHDSLAMPLFELNVLHVNGYVLNLWQDDATGQDIQPQMRYRFLPDRGLAPDQADVRGVPLSGALLIGLRTPTSLTQALQHELRQVLDRLFSLLLQGKVLHARRLINESN, encoded by the coding sequence ATGATAACCCTAAGCCCGTTGGTTATTTTAAGACGTAAACCATTCCGGGAGCAAAGTTTACTGTTAGATATATGGACGCGTGACGCTGGAAAATTTACCTGTGTCGCTAAGGTCAGTAAGCAAGCCCGTAGTAAAGCAATTTTAGAACCTTTACGTTTATTAGAAGGCGCATGGGCGGGTAAAGGTGAGGTACTAAGTTTGCATAAGGTGGAAGAACAACAACGTTTTGCTTTACCGCCTGCCAATCTAAGCCGTGCTTTATATCTCAATGAAGTGTTATTGCGTAGTTTGTGGGCGCATCAAGCCCAACCTAAATTATTTGATGCTTATTTAAATACTTTGCAACGTTTGACCCAGTTGCATGACAGCTTAGCCATGCCTTTATTTGAGTTAAACGTGTTGCACGTGAACGGCTATGTTCTAAATTTGTGGCAGGATGACGCGACAGGGCAGGACATTCAGCCGCAAATGCGCTATCGTTTTCTGCCAGATCGGGGGTTAGCGCCCGATCAAGCCGATGTGCGGGGTGTGCCGCTGTCTGGGGCATTATTGATAGGTTTGCGTACACCCACGAGTTTAACCCAAGCCTTGCAGCATGAGTTACGCCAAGTGTTAGATCGCTTATTTAGCCTATTATTACAAGGCAAAGTTTTACATGCGAGACGATTAATCAATGAAAGCAATTGA
- the acpS gene encoding holo-ACP synthase, which produces MRLIGIGTDIVEIARMQRLLTQSHAPRFLERVLHAQELARFATVSQPAAWLAKRFATKEALAKALGTGIGQAVHLSEIETCYTDLGKPYLQLHGQTLYTAQQSQVTQIELSVSDERHYAVAFVVLMSTL; this is translated from the coding sequence ATGCGCTTAATCGGCATTGGTACGGATATTGTCGAAATTGCCCGAATGCAGCGGCTATTAACACAAAGCCATGCGCCGCGTTTTTTGGAACGGGTTTTACATGCACAGGAATTGGCTAGATTTGCTACAGTTTCGCAGCCAGCGGCTTGGTTGGCTAAACGCTTTGCCACTAAAGAAGCCTTAGCCAAAGCGTTGGGGACGGGAATCGGGCAAGCGGTGCATTTATCAGAAATTGAGACCTGTTATACCGATTTAGGCAAGCCTTACTTGCAATTACATGGGCAAACCCTATATACCGCGCAGCAATCGCAAGTGACGCAAATTGAACTATCCGTTAGTGATGAGCGACATTACGCGGTGGCGTTTGTGGTGTTGATGAGTACATTATAA
- the gcvP gene encoding aminomethyl-transferring glycine dehydrogenase yields MTTLSQLEQRDDFITRHIGPNAADSQAMLASVGAASLDDLISSTVPTAILSNAPLALAPSSTEAEALNTLKQLAKQNIVAKSYIGTGYYDTLVPPVILRNVLENPGWYTAYTPYQPEISQGRLEALLNYQQMITDLTGMDIANASLLDEATAAAEAMTLCKRSNKLKSDRFFVADDVHPQTIDVIKTRAEYFGFELVIAPAAELAQHEVFGALVQYPSTTGEIIDLAAFIQQAHAQKALVCVASDLMALVQLTPPGELGADVVVGNSQRFGVPMGFGGPHAAFFATKDAFKRTMPGRVIGVSIDSHGKPALRMAMQTREQHIRREKATSNICTAQALLANMAGFYAVYHGAEGLKKIAGRIHRLTNILAKGLQSKGYTLAHATWFDTLTVVVGDKQQALYELALQANLNLRKLGNDRLGISLDERKTRADIAELFDILIGDQHGLDIEALDQAVITENVSGIPAAYQRQSAFLTHPVFNSHHSESEMLRYLKRLENKDFSLTHGMIPLGSCTMKLNATSEMMPITWPEFADIHPFAPNAQTIGYRAMIQELEDWLIEVTGYDAISMQPNSGAQGEYAGLVAIRRYQASIGQAHRDVCLIPSSAHGTNPASAAMVNLKVVVVDCDANGNVDIADLRAKAEKHQANLSCLMVTYPSTHGVFEQEIVEICKIVHDFGGQVYMDGANMNAQVGLSKPGKFGSDVSHLNLHKTFAIPHGGGGPGMGPIGVKAHLTPFLSSNVENPPFDGKQGNSAISAAPYGSGAILPISWMYIKMMGGNGLKQATEMAILNANYIMQRLADYYPVLYRGKNGRVAHECIIDIRPLKAASGIDESDIAKRLMDYGFHAPTMSFPVAGTLMIEPTESEPKEELDRFCDAMIAIREEIQKVQDGVWAADNNPLVNAPHTLDDLTQTWQRPYSQSEAVFPKGVMPSAKYWPTVNRIDNVYGDRNLVCSCPSVESYR; encoded by the coding sequence ATGACCACTTTATCCCAGCTCGAACAACGAGACGACTTTATTACGCGCCATATTGGCCCGAATGCCGCTGATAGCCAAGCGATGTTAGCTAGCGTGGGCGCAGCGTCTTTAGACGATTTAATTAGCAGTACTGTTCCCACCGCTATTTTAAGTAATGCGCCGTTAGCGTTAGCGCCTAGTAGCACCGAAGCCGAGGCTTTAAACACGCTCAAGCAATTAGCCAAACAAAATATTGTGGCAAAATCTTATATTGGTACGGGCTATTACGACACGCTTGTACCGCCTGTGATTTTACGCAATGTGTTGGAAAATCCGGGTTGGTATACCGCTTATACGCCGTATCAGCCGGAAATTTCCCAAGGGCGTTTGGAAGCTTTGTTGAATTATCAACAAATGATTACCGATTTAACCGGCATGGATATCGCCAATGCGTCGCTATTGGATGAAGCCACTGCCGCCGCCGAAGCCATGACCCTATGTAAGCGTTCCAATAAGCTTAAATCAGACAGGTTCTTTGTCGCCGACGATGTGCATCCGCAAACTATCGACGTGATTAAAACTCGCGCTGAGTACTTTGGGTTTGAATTAGTGATTGCACCTGCCGCTGAACTAGCTCAACACGAAGTGTTTGGCGCATTAGTGCAATACCCGAGCACCACTGGCGAAATCATAGATTTGGCGGCTTTCATTCAACAAGCGCATGCGCAAAAAGCCTTAGTGTGTGTGGCAAGCGATTTAATGGCGTTAGTGCAATTGACACCCCCGGGTGAATTAGGCGCAGATGTAGTGGTGGGTAATTCACAACGCTTTGGCGTACCCATGGGCTTTGGTGGGCCACATGCGGCATTCTTTGCCACGAAAGATGCTTTCAAACGCACGATGCCGGGGCGCGTGATTGGCGTGTCGATTGATAGCCACGGCAAGCCCGCCTTACGTATGGCGATGCAAACCCGTGAACAACATATTCGCCGCGAAAAAGCTACTTCTAATATTTGTACCGCCCAAGCCTTATTAGCGAATATGGCAGGTTTTTACGCGGTGTATCACGGCGCGGAAGGCTTGAAAAAAATTGCCGGACGTATTCACCGCTTAACCAACATTCTGGCTAAGGGTCTGCAAAGTAAAGGCTATACGCTGGCGCATGCTACGTGGTTTGACACCTTAACCGTGGTGGTGGGTGATAAACAGCAGGCTTTATATGAGCTTGCCTTACAAGCCAACCTGAATTTGCGCAAACTGGGCAATGACCGCTTAGGCATTAGCTTGGATGAACGTAAAACCCGGGCGGATATTGCCGAACTGTTTGATATTTTAATTGGTGATCAGCACGGCTTGGATATTGAAGCCTTAGATCAGGCGGTGATTACCGAAAATGTTTCAGGTATTCCCGCTGCTTACCAACGCCAAAGCGCGTTCTTAACGCATCCAGTGTTTAATTCGCATCATTCCGAATCAGAAATGCTGCGCTATCTGAAACGTCTAGAAAATAAGGATTTTTCCTTAACGCATGGCATGATTCCGCTGGGTTCATGCACCATGAAATTAAACGCTACTTCAGAAATGATGCCGATTACGTGGCCGGAATTTGCGGATATTCACCCATTTGCGCCGAATGCCCAAACCATTGGCTATCGTGCCATGATTCAAGAATTGGAAGATTGGCTGATTGAAGTCACGGGCTATGATGCGATTTCTATGCAGCCGAATTCGGGGGCGCAAGGCGAGTACGCAGGCTTAGTGGCGATTCGTCGTTATCAAGCCAGCATCGGGCAAGCGCATCGGGATGTATGCTTAATTCCTAGTTCTGCGCACGGTACAAATCCCGCCTCTGCTGCAATGGTTAACTTAAAAGTCGTGGTGGTGGATTGTGACGCAAACGGCAATGTGGATATTGCCGATTTACGCGCCAAAGCCGAAAAGCATCAAGCCAATCTGTCTTGTTTGATGGTGACTTACCCATCCACTCACGGCGTATTCGAGCAAGAAATCGTCGAAATCTGCAAAATCGTGCATGATTTTGGCGGGCAAGTTTACATGGACGGCGCGAATATGAACGCGCAAGTGGGTTTGTCCAAACCGGGCAAATTCGGCTCAGATGTATCACACCTCAATTTACACAAAACCTTTGCCATTCCACACGGCGGCGGTGGCCCTGGTATGGGACCCATCGGTGTAAAAGCGCATCTCACCCCGTTCTTATCCAGCAATGTGGAAAACCCACCGTTTGACGGCAAGCAAGGCAATAGCGCGATTTCTGCTGCACCGTATGGCAGTGGCGCGATTCTGCCAATCTCGTGGATGTATATCAAAATGATGGGTGGCAATGGTTTAAAACAAGCCACCGAAATGGCTATTCTCAACGCCAATTACATCATGCAACGCCTTGCTGACTACTATCCGGTGCTGTATCGCGGCAAAAATGGACGCGTTGCGCATGAATGTATTATCGACATTCGCCCGTTGAAAGCTGCGTCTGGCATTGATGAATCGGATATTGCCAAGCGTTTAATGGATTACGGTTTTCACGCGCCTACCATGTCGTTCCCTGTCGCGGGTACGCTGATGATTGAACCCACTGAATCCGAACCGAAGGAAGAATTGGATCGTTTCTGCGATGCGATGATTGCGATTCGTGAAGAAATTCAAAAGGTGCAAGATGGCGTTTGGGCAGCGGATAACAATCCATTGGTGAATGCACCGCATACCTTGGACGATTTAACCCAAACTTGGCAGCGTCCGTATTCACAAAGCGAAGCCGTGTTCCCGAAAGGCGTTATGCCTAGCGCGAAATATTGGCCCACCGTGAATCGTATTGATAACGTCTACGGCGATAGGAATTTGGTTTGTTCTTGTCCGAGCGTGGAGAGTTATCGGTAG
- a CDS encoding YihY/virulence factor BrkB family protein translates to MSFLSHFFQFLKRVLISFKQNQGLLLAGAIAYYTLLSLIPLVTLSIVALSHIIDEQELLDIVQSNLSLLFGTQAHSVAQQMHIFLENRQTVGGVGLIILVFFSSMAFTVLENAMSVIFFHRVQVHRRHFLISAIIPYMYILISGICILFLAIVSGALDMLHGQVVTILFWSIELDEFTGTILYLFGLFGLTLLLTSFYMVMPVGKIPFRHALIGSFCVAILWELTRHAMVWYFTTLSMVNIIYGSLTTTVVALVFLEVAAIILLFGAQAIAEYERMQQEQHDLTLIDPDKKARY, encoded by the coding sequence ATGTCTTTTTTAAGTCATTTTTTTCAATTTCTAAAGCGCGTTCTTATTAGTTTTAAGCAGAACCAAGGATTATTATTAGCCGGAGCAATTGCCTATTATACGTTATTATCGTTAATTCCACTGGTAACTTTATCTATTGTAGCTTTATCCCATATTATTGACGAACAAGAATTATTGGATATTGTACAAAGTAATTTAAGTTTATTATTTGGAACGCAAGCGCACAGCGTCGCGCAGCAAATGCATATATTCTTAGAAAATCGGCAAACCGTAGGGGGCGTAGGTTTAATTATTTTAGTGTTTTTTAGCTCAATGGCGTTTACAGTTTTAGAAAATGCGATGTCTGTTATATTTTTTCATCGTGTACAAGTACATCGCCGCCATTTTCTGATCTCTGCTATTATTCCCTATATGTATATTTTAATTTCCGGCATCTGCATCTTATTTCTGGCAATTGTCAGTGGAGCACTGGATATGTTACATGGGCAAGTCGTTACCATCTTATTCTGGTCGATAGAACTTGACGAATTTACTGGCACAATTCTCTATCTCTTTGGTTTGTTTGGCTTAACGCTACTCCTAACATCTTTCTACATGGTCATGCCCGTCGGCAAAATTCCCTTCCGCCATGCCCTGATTGGTAGCTTTTGCGTGGCAATTCTCTGGGAATTAACCCGACACGCAATGGTGTGGTATTTTACAACACTATCAATGGTCAATATTATTTATGGCTCATTAACCACTACCGTGGTCGCCTTAGTTTTTTTAGAAGTTGCCGCTATTATTTTATTATTTGGCGCACAAGCGATTGCCGAATATGAAAGAATGCAACAAGAACAACACGATCTGACACTAATTGATCCCGATAAAAAAGCTAGGTATTAA
- the aroE gene encoding shikimate dehydrogenase, with protein MTADTLERYAVFGNPISHSKSPTIHQLFAKQTGDTLQYTAELSTPEDFAEDVMLFFISGGLGCNVTVPFKEQAWQLADSRTPYAERAKAVNTLKVQPDGTLLGANTDGIGLVRDLQQNQQVDLAGKRILLLGAGGAVRGVIQPLLEAKPASLFIANRTADKALTLAYDFADLGTVQGGGFAEIQGQYDVIINGTSASLQNDLPPLPDNCLAENGVTYDMMYSVNPTAFVQWGQAHHAAKALDGLGMLVEQAAEAYYLWRNIRPNTEIVMRELRP; from the coding sequence ATGACGGCAGACACGCTTGAACGTTATGCAGTATTTGGCAACCCGATTAGCCACAGCAAATCACCCACCATTCACCAGCTATTTGCTAAGCAAACAGGCGATACTCTTCAATACACGGCTGAATTATCCACACCCGAAGATTTTGCCGAAGATGTCATGTTATTTTTTATCAGCGGGGGCTTAGGCTGTAATGTGACCGTCCCGTTTAAAGAACAAGCTTGGCAATTAGCCGATAGCCGCACGCCTTATGCGGAACGTGCCAAAGCGGTGAACACCTTGAAAGTGCAACCCGATGGTACGTTGTTAGGCGCGAATACCGACGGCATTGGTTTAGTACGTGATTTACAACAAAATCAGCAAGTCGACTTAGCCGGAAAACGCATTTTGTTATTAGGGGCAGGTGGCGCAGTACGAGGCGTGATTCAACCGCTGTTAGAAGCAAAGCCTGCCAGCTTATTTATTGCCAATCGTACGGCTGATAAAGCACTCACCTTAGCCTACGATTTCGCTGATTTAGGCACGGTTCAAGGGGGGGGCTTTGCCGAAATTCAAGGGCAATACGATGTGATTATTAATGGCACATCCGCCAGCTTACAAAACGATTTACCGCCCCTACCCGATAACTGTTTAGCCGAGAATGGCGTTACGTATGACATGATGTATAGCGTCAATCCCACCGCGTTTGTGCAGTGGGGACAAGCGCATCACGCCGCCAAAGCGTTGGACGGTTTAGGCATGTTAGTGGAACAAGCGGCTGAGGCTTATTATTTATGGCGCAATATTCGCCCTAATACCGAAATCGTTATGCGCGAATTACGCCCTTAA
- a CDS encoding universal stress protein, giving the protein MKPYQHILVPVDFSQASQNSVQRAADLAQHYQAKLSLLHVVEDLSLGKVAFGGTQTLPMNATAKQNQIVLAEDKLKHLANVLGLPDSTVLVVYHGKVDEVLSQFIKLNHVDLTVLCAAAKKNAAGNASQSLESLSKLLQCEILAVRPSN; this is encoded by the coding sequence ATGAAACCGTATCAGCATATTTTAGTTCCGGTTGATTTCAGCCAAGCCAGTCAGAACAGCGTACAACGCGCCGCCGATTTAGCCCAACACTATCAGGCAAAGTTATCGCTTTTGCATGTGGTGGAAGATTTATCTTTGGGTAAAGTAGCCTTTGGTGGCACGCAAACCTTACCCATGAATGCAACGGCTAAGCAAAATCAAATTGTTTTAGCTGAGGATAAACTAAAGCACTTAGCCAACGTACTAGGCTTACCTGACAGTACCGTGCTTGTGGTTTATCACGGTAAAGTCGATGAAGTGTTAAGCCAATTTATTAAGCTGAATCACGTAGATTTAACCGTATTGTGTGCCGCTGCCAAAAAAAATGCCGCAGGCAATGCCAGTCAGTCCTTAGAAAGTTTAAGCAAATTATTACAATGTGAAATTTTAGCCGTTCGCCCCAGTAACTAG
- the pdxJ gene encoding pyridoxine 5'-phosphate synthase — protein MKAIELGVNIDHVATLRQARGTVYPDLLEAVRLVENAGAQAITIHLREDRRHIQDADVYAIRAICQTRLNLELAATDEMVGIACDALPNDCCIVPEKREELTTEGGLDIIGQFSRIQAATQRLNAANIRVSLFIEPDIEHIRRVPEIGAPVIELHTGTYANATGEAKARELARLQQAAEFATRLGIQVNAGHGLDYHNTQAIAAILQMQELNIGHSIVARAVFVGLEQATREMLTLMQGARAAACA, from the coding sequence ATGAAAGCAATTGAATTAGGGGTCAATATTGACCACGTGGCAACCTTACGCCAAGCGCGTGGCACGGTTTACCCAGATTTATTAGAAGCAGTGCGTTTAGTTGAAAACGCTGGTGCGCAGGCGATTACCATTCATTTGCGAGAAGATCGGCGGCATATTCAAGATGCCGATGTGTATGCCATTCGTGCTATCTGTCAAACTCGTTTAAATTTAGAATTGGCGGCAACCGATGAAATGGTAGGCATTGCTTGTGATGCGTTACCCAATGATTGCTGTATTGTGCCGGAAAAACGTGAAGAATTAACTACCGAAGGTGGCTTAGATATTATTGGGCAATTTAGCCGCATTCAGGCGGCTACCCAACGTTTAAACGCGGCTAATATTCGTGTGTCTTTATTTATTGAACCGGATATTGAACATATTCGGCGTGTGCCTGAGATTGGTGCGCCCGTGATTGAATTACATACCGGCACGTATGCCAATGCAACAGGCGAGGCGAAAGCCCGTGAATTAGCACGCTTGCAACAAGCGGCTGAATTTGCAACGCGCTTAGGTATTCAAGTGAATGCTGGGCATGGTTTGGATTATCACAATACACAAGCGATTGCTGCGATTTTGCAAATGCAGGAATTAAATATTGGGCATTCAATTGTCGCCCGTGCGGTCTTTGTGGGTTTAGAACAAGCCACTCGTGAAATGCTAACTTTAATGCAAGGAGCACGTGCAGCGGCATGCGCTTAA
- the gcvH gene encoding glycine cleavage system protein GcvH, whose amino-acid sequence MSNVPSDLKYTASHEWVRDNGDGTVTVGITDHAQEALGDLVHVELPEIGAEYGAEDGCAVAESVKAASDIYAPVPGVIVEVNEAVQDSPELINSDPYGDGWLFVMRVEDEDALGELLDADAYKAELDD is encoded by the coding sequence ATGAGTAATGTTCCTTCAGATTTGAAATATACTGCGTCTCACGAATGGGTGCGCGATAACGGTGACGGTACGGTTACCGTAGGGATTACAGATCACGCACAAGAAGCTTTAGGCGATTTAGTGCATGTGGAATTACCCGAAATTGGCGCGGAATACGGCGCAGAAGACGGCTGTGCAGTAGCAGAATCTGTCAAAGCAGCTTCTGACATTTATGCACCTGTGCCGGGTGTGATCGTGGAAGTAAATGAGGCAGTGCAAGATTCACCAGAACTAATTAACTCTGACCCTTACGGTGACGGTTGGTTATTTGTGATGCGTGTGGAAGACGAAGACGCATTAGGCGAATTATTAGATGCGGATGCTTATAAAGCAGAATTAGACGACTAA
- the tgt gene encoding tRNA guanosine(34) transglycosylase Tgt: protein MQFDLLSTDGKARRGRLTFPRGTIETPAFMPVGTYGTVKAMTPEELKGIGAEIILGNTFHLMLRPGTEIVRLHGDLHEFMHWDKPILTDSGGFQVFSLAEMRKISEEGVRFQSPVDGRKILMTPESSMQVQRELGSDIVMIFDECTPYPATYEQAHDSMQLSLRWAKRSKDAHTDNPSALFGIVQGGMYEQLRKISAHGLLEIGFDGYAIGGLSVGEPKDERDKVLEATLPELPSDKPRYLMGVGKPEDIVEAVKRGIDMFDCVIPTRNARNGFLFTRYGTLKIRNSQYQHDTRPIDEQCGCYTCQHYSRAYLRHLDKCGEILGARLNTIHNLYYYQELMRDIRTAIAENRFEQFVNEFYALRSQDSKSVKTASD, encoded by the coding sequence ATGCAATTTGATTTACTTAGCACCGATGGTAAGGCGCGTCGGGGGCGTTTAACTTTTCCACGTGGCACGATTGAAACGCCCGCATTTATGCCAGTCGGCACGTATGGCACAGTCAAAGCCATGACGCCTGAAGAATTAAAAGGCATTGGTGCGGAAATCATTCTTGGCAATACATTTCACTTAATGTTGCGACCGGGTACGGAAATAGTACGTTTACACGGTGATTTACATGAGTTTATGCATTGGGATAAACCAATTCTGACAGATTCCGGTGGCTTCCAAGTATTTTCATTAGCTGAAATGCGCAAGATTTCTGAAGAAGGCGTGCGTTTTCAGTCGCCAGTGGATGGGCGTAAGATTTTGATGACGCCCGAATCATCTATGCAAGTCCAGCGCGAACTCGGCTCAGATATTGTCATGATTTTTGACGAATGCACACCGTATCCCGCCACTTATGAACAAGCTCATGATTCCATGCAATTGTCACTACGCTGGGCAAAACGCAGCAAAGACGCCCATACGGATAATCCGTCAGCGCTGTTTGGCATTGTGCAAGGCGGCATGTATGAACAACTTCGCAAAATTTCCGCGCATGGTTTATTAGAGATTGGCTTTGATGGCTATGCGATTGGAGGCTTGTCGGTGGGTGAACCTAAAGACGAGCGTGATAAGGTATTAGAGGCAACCTTGCCCGAATTACCCAGTGATAAGCCCCGGTACTTAATGGGTGTGGGTAAGCCAGAGGATATTGTGGAAGCGGTTAAACGCGGCATTGATATGTTCGACTGTGTGATCCCTACGCGTAATGCTCGTAATGGCTTTTTATTTACGCGTTATGGCACTTTAAAAATCCGTAATAGCCAATATCAGCATGATACTCGCCCGATTGATGAACAATGCGGTTGTTATACGTGCCAGCATTATTCGCGCGCTTATTTACGCCATTTAGATAAATGTGGGGAAATTTTAGGGGCGCGTTTAAATACCATTCATAACCTTTATTATTATCAAGAATTAATGCGGGATATTCGCACCGCTATTGCTGAAAATCGCTTTGAACAATTTGTTAACGAGTTTTATGCTTTACGGTCGCAGGATTCAAAATCGGTAAAAACAGCTTCAGATTAA